In one Alnus glutinosa chromosome 12, dhAlnGlut1.1, whole genome shotgun sequence genomic region, the following are encoded:
- the LOC133852166 gene encoding pentatricopeptide repeat-containing protein At3g62470, mitochondrial-like: MALSLRKPIKASTLVSQYRHSQPHSTVIPNLNGHFTATQLRALDQGRGQEPHRGEQVRLPNGSSMPLSRMLHSHSHCSLYHSHCQVPLLLPHPTSLSDLQEKLLIHSSRNVNPGIASLPTVNLRGKMLDLRHRGLPSTNCRVINVRLPVLPIVNLPGKVLDFGYRGFARVTGGGIDSDAENNSGDDGNGDGDCTEGVGGESGVDPNEVNRVCKVIDELFALDRNMETVLDECGIDLSHDLVVDVLQRFKHARKPAFRFFCWAGQKPGFVHDSRTYNVMMNVLGKTRQFETMVSMLEEMGEKGLLTIETFMIAIKSFAAAKERKKAVGTFELMKKYKFKVGVDTINCLLDTLGRAKLGKEAQTLFEKLKGRFTHNLQTYTVLLNGWCRVKNLMEAGRVWNEMIEKGFKPDIVAHNIMLEGLLRCKKRSDAIKLFEVMKAKGPSANARSYTILIRDLCKQTKMEEAVEYFDEMIESGCQPDAVVYTCLITGFGNQKNMDMVFGLLKEMKEKSCPPDGHTYNALIKLMTCRRMPDNAVRIYKKMIESDIEPSIHTYNMIMKSYFQTRNYEMGHAVWDEMIQKGCCPDDNSYTVFIRGLISQGRSGDACKYLEEMIEKGMKAPQLDYNRFAADFSRAGKPDILEELARKMKFAGKFEESNVFARWADMMKKRVKRRDPIKASELYT, translated from the coding sequence ATGGCGCTCTCTCTAAGAAAACCCATCAAAGCATCGACCTTGGTGAGTCAGTACCGACATTCTCAGCCCCATTCAACGGTAATACCCAACCTCAATGGCCACTTCACCGCCACCCAGCTACGCGCTCTCGATCAGGGACGAGGACAAGAACCGCATCGCGGAGAGCAAGTGCGACTTCCTAATGGTAGCTCTATGCCCCTGTCTCGTATGCTTCATTCTCATTCTCATTGTAGTCTCTATCATTCTCATTGTCAAGTTCCACTTCTTTTGCCACACCCCACTTCACTCTCTGATCTACAAGAAAAATTGCTAATTCACAGCTCTAGAAATGTTAATCCTGGAATTGCGTCATTACCCACTGTTAATTTACGAGGAAAAATGCTAGATTTGAGGCATAGGGGTTTGCCGAGTACAAACTGTAGGGTCATCAATGTTAGACTTCCAGTGTTGCCCATTGTTAATTTGCCAGGAAAAGTGTTAGATTTTGGTTATAGGGGGTTTGCTCGTGTGACAGGCGGTGGCATAGATTCTGATGCCGAAAATAATAGTGGGGATGATGGTAATGGTGATGGTGATTGTACCGAAGGAGTTGGGGGTGAGTCGGGTGTGGACCCAAATGAGGTCAATCGGGTATGCAAGGTGATCGATGAATTGTTTGCACTGGATAGGAACATGGAGACGGTTCTAGATGAATGTGGGATTGATTTGTCGCATGATTTGGTTGTGGATGTGTTGCAACGGTTCAAACACGCTCGAAAACCGGCATTTCGGTTTTTCTGTTGGGCGGGGCAGAAGCCAGGGTTTGTCCATGATTCGAGGACATATAATGTGATGATGAATGTATTAGGGAAGACGAGGCAGTTTGAGACCATGGTGTCAATGCTTGAAGAGATGGGTGAGAAAGGGCTTTTGACAATCGAGACTTTTATGATTGCAATTAAATCTTTTGCTGCTGCAAAGGAAAGGAAGAAAGCTGTTGGAACTTTTGAGCTGATGAAGAAGTATAAATTTAAAGTGGGTGTCGATACAATTAATTGCTTGCTTGATACTCTTGGGAGGGCAAAGCTTGGTAAAGAAGCACAGACACTTTTTGAGAAGTTGAAAGGTAGGTTTACGCATAATTTGCAAACTTATACAGTACTGCTTAATGGTTGGTGCAGAGTAAAGAATTTGATGGAAGCAGGCAGGGTGTGGAATGAGATGATTGAAAAGGGATTCAAGCCTGATATAGTTGCACATAATATTATGCTTGAAGGGTTGCTGAGGTGTAAGAAGAGGTCTGACGCCATCAAATTGTTCGAAGTCATGAAGGCCAAGGGTCCATCAGCCAATGCTAGGAGCTATACCATTTTGATTCGGGATTTATGCAAGCAAACAAAGATGGAAGAAGCGGTTGAATATTTTGATGAAATGATTGAATCTGGATGCCAGCCAGATGCTGTGGTTTACACATGTTTGATCACAGGGTTTGGGAACCAGAAGAATATGGACATGGTATTTGGATTGCTTAAGGAGATGAAAGAAAAGAGTTGTCCTCCTGATGGACACACATACAATGCCTTGATTAAATTGATGACGTGTCGACGAATGCCAGATAATGCAGTGAGGATATATAAGAAGATGATTGAGAGTGACATCGAACCATCAATCCACACTTATAACATGATAATGAAATCCTACTTCCAAACAAGAAACTACGAAATGGGTCATGCAGTTTGGGATGAGATGATCCAGAAGGGGTGTTGCCCCGATGATAATTCCTATACGGTGTTCATTAGAGGGCTCATAAGTCAGGGAAGATCGGGAGATGCTTGTAAATATTTGGAGGAAATGATAGAGAAAGGAATGAAAGCACCTCAGCTTGATTACAACAGGTTTGCAGCTGATTTCTCTAGAGCTGGGAAACCAGACATACTTGAGGAGTTGGCTCGGAAGATGAAGTTTGCGGGTAAGTTTGAAGAGTCCAATGTCTTTGCCAGGTGGGCTGACATGATGAAGAAAAGGGTTAAGAGAAGAGATCCTATTAAAGCTAGTGAGCTGTACACCTAA